From one Danio rerio strain Tuebingen ecotype United States chromosome 19, GRCz12tu, whole genome shotgun sequence genomic stretch:
- the hax1 gene encoding HCLS1-associated protein X-1: MSVFDLFRGFFGVPGGHYREDGRRDPFFDGMIHEDDDDEDEDDFNRPHRDPFDDAFRFGFSFGPGGARFEEPQMFGQIFRDMEEMFAGLGRFDERHGFGPRGFPSIEAPPPQEGVEKGRSGTGSGNPIRDFMLKSPDRSPKDPEHREDSPPNHPHRRPFSKFNDIWKDGLLKPKGEDKREDGDLDSQVSSGGLDQILKDPAPSQPKTRSFFKSVSVTKVVRPDGTVEERRTVRDGEGNEETTVTISERPGGQDRPVLDQSGPLMPGGSDMQDDFSMFSKFFRGFRS, translated from the exons ATGAGCGTTTTTGATCTGTTTCGTGGGTTTTTCGGGGTTCCCGGAGGTCATTATCGAGAAGATGGCCGCAG GGACCCCTTCTTTGATGGAATGAttcatgaagatgatgatgatgaagacgagGATGACTTTAACAGACCCCATCGGGATCCGTTTGACGATGCCTTCAGGTTTGGATTCAGTTTCGGTCCAGGCGGGGCACGCTTTGAAGAGCCTCAGATGTTCGGCCAGATCTTCAGAGACATGGAGGAGATGTTTGCTGGTCTGGGACGCTTTGATGAGCGACATGGATTTGGACCGAGAG GTTTCCCGTCAATAGAAGCTCCACCTCCACAGGAAGGAGTTGAGAAAGGCAGGAGTGGGACAGGAAGTGGGAATCCCATCAGAGATTTCATGTTGAAGTCTCCTGACCGCTCACCTAAAGATCCAGAGCACAGAGAGGATTCTCCACCAAATCATCCTCACAGGAGGCCTTTCTCAAAG TTCAACGATATTTGGAAAGATGGACTGTTAAAACCAAAGGGGGAAGACAAAAGGGAGGATGGAG ATCTGGACTCACAGGTGTCTTCAGGTGGACTGGACCAGATCTTGAAAGATCCAGCACCTTCACAGCCAAAAACAAGGTCATTTTTTAAGTCTGTCAGCGTCACCAAGGTGGTCCGACCGGATGGA aCTGTAGAAGAACGGCGAACAGTCAGAGATGGAGAAGGTAATGAAGAGACGACCGTGACCATCTCAGAAAGGCCAGGTGGGCAAGATAGGCCAGTCCTGGATCAGTCTGGTCCTTTAATGCCAG GTGGTTCTGACATGCAGGATGATTTCTCCATGTTTTCCAAGTTCTTCAGAGGCTTTCGAAGTTAA
- the aqp10b gene encoding aquaporin-10b isoform X1, whose amino-acid sequence MDRLLRRYRIKSRLPRECLAEFFGVYVLILFGCGSVAQVTTSQNTKGEYLSINLGFALGTTFGIYIAKGVSGAHLNPAVSVSLCVLGRFSWTRLPFYVCSQLFGAFLAAATVALQYYDAIMDFTGGHLTVSGATATAGIFSTYPADYLSLWGGVVDQIIGTAALLVCVLALGDAHNTPAPAGLEPVLVGAAVLVIGISMGSNSGYAINPARDFGPRLFSYIAGWGDEVFRAGHGWWWVPIIVTCVGALLGSLLYELLIGVHHPDSEAVDHEDPTAALQQTVEMEGAQSFDTIKENKKSGIFSITSADVG is encoded by the exons ATGGACCGTCTGCTGAGGAGATACCGAATCAAGAGTCGTCTGCCCAGAGAATGTTTGGCGGAGTTTTTTGGAGTCTATGTTTTAATA CTGTTCGGGTGTGGATCAGTGGCTCAGGTCACCACCTCTCAGAATACCAAGGGAGAGTACCTGTCAATCAACCTGGGCTTCGCACTGGGAACCACATTTGGCATCTACATTGCAAAAGGAGTGTCAG GAGCTCACCTGAATCCAGCGGTTTCCGTCAGTTTGTGTGTTTTGGGCAGGTTTTCGTGGACTCGTCTTCCTTTCTACGTGTGTTCGCAGCTCTTCGGTGCATTTCTGGCTGCAGCAACGGTTGCCCTGCAGTATTATG ACGCCATAATGGATTTCACTGGAGGGCATCTGACAGTCAGTGGTGCCACGGCTACAGCGGGCATCTtctcaacttatccagcagattaTCTGAGTCTGTGGGGAGGAGTGGTAGACCAG ATCATTGGCACGGCTGCTCTGCTGGTGTGTGTTCTTGCATTGGGAGATGCTCATAACACACCTGCACCTGCAGGTCTGGAGCCTGTGCTTGTCGGAGCCGCCGTGCTGGTGATCGGGATCTCCATGGGGTCTAACAGCGGATATGCCATCAATCCAGCCAGAGACTTCGGCCCAAGACTCTTCTCCTACATCGCAGGCTGGGGAGACGAGGTGTTCAG GGCTGGACATGGATGGTGGTGGGTGCCTATAATCGTAACGTGTGTCGGGGCTCTTCTGGGATCATTACTGTACGAGCTGCTGATTGGAGTTCATCATCCTGACTCAGAGGCAGTGGATCATGAAGACCCGACAGCGGCGCTCCAGCAAACTGTCGAGATGGAGGGTGCGCAGAGTTTTGACAccattaaagaaaacaaaaagagcGGGATCTTTTCTATAACCTCAGCAGACGTAGGGTAA
- the aqp10b gene encoding aquaporin-10b gives MFGGVFWSLCFNTVRVWISGSGHHLSEYQGRVPVNQPGLRTGNHIWHLHCKRSVRFSWTRLPFYVCSQLFGAFLAAATVALQYYDAIMDFTGGHLTVSGATATAGIFSTYPADYLSLWGGVVDQIIGTAALLVCVLALGDAHNTPAPAGLEPVLVGAAVLVIGISMGSNSGYAINPARDFGPRLFSYIAGWGDEVFRAGHGWWWVPIIVTCVGALLGSLLYELLIGVHHPDSEAVDHEDPTAALQQTVEMEGAQSFDTIKENKKSGIFSITSADVG, from the exons ATGTTTGGCGGAGTTTTTTGGAGTCTATGTTTTAATA CTGTTCGGGTGTGGATCAGTGGCTCAGGTCACCACCTCTCAGAATACCAAGGGAGAGTACCTGTCAATCAACCTGGGCTTCGCACTGGGAACCACATTTGGCATCTACATTGCAAAAGGAGTGTCAG GTTTTCGTGGACTCGTCTTCCTTTCTACGTGTGTTCGCAGCTCTTCGGTGCATTTCTGGCTGCAGCAACGGTTGCCCTGCAGTATTATG ACGCCATAATGGATTTCACTGGAGGGCATCTGACAGTCAGTGGTGCCACGGCTACAGCGGGCATCTtctcaacttatccagcagattaTCTGAGTCTGTGGGGAGGAGTGGTAGACCAG ATCATTGGCACGGCTGCTCTGCTGGTGTGTGTTCTTGCATTGGGAGATGCTCATAACACACCTGCACCTGCAGGTCTGGAGCCTGTGCTTGTCGGAGCCGCCGTGCTGGTGATCGGGATCTCCATGGGGTCTAACAGCGGATATGCCATCAATCCAGCCAGAGACTTCGGCCCAAGACTCTTCTCCTACATCGCAGGCTGGGGAGACGAGGTGTTCAG GGCTGGACATGGATGGTGGTGGGTGCCTATAATCGTAACGTGTGTCGGGGCTCTTCTGGGATCATTACTGTACGAGCTGCTGATTGGAGTTCATCATCCTGACTCAGAGGCAGTGGATCATGAAGACCCGACAGCGGCGCTCCAGCAAACTGTCGAGATGGAGGGTGCGCAGAGTTTTGACAccattaaagaaaacaaaaagagcGGGATCTTTTCTATAACCTCAGCAGACGTAGGGTAA